The Flaviramulus sp. BrNp1-15 genome includes the window AATTGCTCTTCGGCAATTTTAGGATAGTCAATAACTGTTTTCAACATAAAACGGTCTACCTGTGCTTCTGGTAACGGGTAAGTTCCTTCTTGCTCCACTGGGTTTTGAGTTGCCATTACTAAAAACGGTTTGTCTAGAGTAAAGGTTTCATCGCCAATAGTAACTTGTTTTTCCTGCATGGCTTCTAATAAAGCCGACTGTACTTTTGCAGGTGCTCTGTTAATCTCATCGGCCAAAACAAAATTTGCGAAAATTGGCCCTTTTTTTATTGAGAAATCATTAACCTTCATATTGTAAATTAAGGTTCCTGTAACATCTGCAGGCAATAAATCTGGTGTGAACTGTATTCTACTAAAACTACCGTCTACAGCTTGTGCTAGCGTGTTTATCGCTAAGGTTTTTGCTAATCCTGGTACACCTTCTAACAAAATATGTCCTTGCCCCAGTAAACCAATAAGTAAACGCTCAACCATGTGTTTTTGTCCAACGATGACTTTATTCATCTCAAGCATCAGTAAATCGACAAAAGCACTTTCTTTTTCAATTTTCTCGTTAATGGTCTTAATATCAATTGTCCCTGTTTCTTCCATCATTTTTTATTTAATTAAAAGCTCGAATATACTGTCCTTATTTGAGCATTGCAAATTGTTAAAATTTTTATTGATACCATGTTAAAAATTGGTTAAAAAAACTAGCTAAACTCCACGGTTTCGGTGTTTAACGAATAATTATGATAAGTTTATCTTAAATGTATTTTATTATAACTTAATAATCAAAGTATTAGTTTTTTATTTTGCTTTAAGTATTTTTATAGATGAATTTAAACCCATTAAAGTCTAAAAATATATAAAATGACTAAAACTGCCCTAATTACTGGAGCTACAAGTGGTATTGGAGAAGCTACCGCTTATGAATTTGCTAAACAAGGTATAAATTTAATACTATGCGGTAGGCGACTAGAGCGTTTAAATACGATACACAAAGCTCTAGAACGTTTAACTAATGTGCATATTTTGAATTTTGATATTCGAAATAAAAAAGAAACGTTTGAAGCCATTGAGTCCATTCCGTCTAAATTTAAAAATATAGATATTCTAATTAATAATGCTGGAAATGCACATGGTTTAGACCCTATAAATGAAGGCGATACAGATGATTGGGATGCTATGATGGATATTAATGTAAAAGGATTACTTTATGTTAGTAAAGCTATCATTCCGCAAATGACGGAGCAAAAATCTGGACATATAATAAATATTGGCTCATCGGCAGGTAAAGAAGTCTACCCAAAAGGCAATGTGTATTGCGCCAGTAAACATGCTGTTTTAGCTATTACCGAAGGTATGCGTATAGATTTAAATCCTTACGGAATTAAAGTAGGTTCAATAAATCCTGGTATGGTTGAAACCGAATTTTCTCAGGTTCGTTTTAAAGGCGATGCTATTGCAGATAATGTTTATAAAGGTTTTAAAGCGCTACAAGCAAAGGACATTGCAGAAATAATTTATTTCGCAGTTTCAAGACCTCCACATGTAAACATTGCAGATTTATTAGTGTTTCCTACAGCGCAAGCAAATAGCGTGACTGTTAAAAAGGAGTTTTAAATGGCTAAAAACATTACTTATTTATTAGGAGCTGGAGCAAGTTATAATGCTTTACCAATTGTAAAAGATATTCCAAATGCTCTGAATGATTTTTCTGAAGAATTTAACCCTAGCATATTAAACAACAGTCATCCTAATAGTTCAATTATATATAAAGACAATATTATCAACAATTATCTTTCACAACACGAAGAGCTCAAGAATAATTCTGAATATATATTGAAATTTCATAATGATATTGTATGGCTAAAAAAAGAATCTGAAAAACATACAAGTATTGATACTTTTGCAAAAAAACTTCATCTTAAAGAAGATTACGAAAATCTAAAAAGGCTGAAAATTATTTTATCCTGTTTTTTTTTGTATTTGCAGACAAAAAAATTTGATAATAGATATGACAGCTTTTTTGCTTCAATATTAGATAATTTATCTGAACTTCCCGGGAATCTTAAAATTTTATCTTGGAATTATGATTCGCAATTAGAAATTGCTTTTAATCGATTTTCAAACTCAACAATTGAAAATACAAGAAAAGTTTTAAACGTATTTTCTAAAGGACAAAAAACGAATCTTAATCCTGCAAAACCTAATGAATTTTGTGTGTTTAAAGTTAACGGAACAACTAATGCTACTAATAATAAAAATGAAATCTATGATATATTATTAGATTTTGATTCGAAAGAACTTTCATTAGCTGAAGATTTACTTGAACTATATAGCACAAAAGCAAATTACAAACTATACAATCCTAATATGTCTTTTGCTTGGGAAAATTTTAATCAAGAACTTCAATTTTACAGCAACCTTAGAGAATCTATTGAAAAAACAGATATTCTTATAGTAATTGGTTATTCACTTCCTTTCTTCAATAGAAAGATTGATAGATTCATTTTAGATTCAATGGATAACTTGAAGAAGATATATGTCCAAGATCCAAAATATGCTGAAGGCATAATTGAAAAAATAAAAGAACTTATTCCATCTCATAATATCAAATTTCAAAATCGTGATAAAATAGAATTCAAACCTTTAAGTTTTACAGATCAATTTTTTATACCAATAGAATTTTAAACAATAAGATTCCTGCCTTCTCAGGAATAAAGCTATGATTAACAAACGCCTTCTTATAAAACACCTTTTAGCTCATAACGATGAAAACAGCTTTTATGACAAAAAGCGAAAAATTGATATTAGCCATAAAGAAGGCAAAGCCAAATTTCTAAAACACATTTGCGCGCTTTCAAACAGTAACCCAAAAAACAACTCCTATATAGTTATTGGCGTAGAAGATGAAGACAATAATATTATTGGAGTCGATTTTTTTGATGATAGCAAAATACAAAACCTCATCAATGCCTATTTAACCAATCCGCCTATTGTTCAGTATGAAAATATTCCGTTTCCTCATTTACCAGACGACAAAGTTGTTGGTTTAGTAACTATTCGAGCTATTGATGGGTTAACCTCGCTTAGAAAAAACATATGGAAATATTATGGAGGTTCAGTGTTTTTTAGAGATGGCAGTATGAGTATGCCTAAAGTGTTTGATATTGAAATTAAAGATGTCAATTCTAAAATAGTAGAAGCTATAGAAAGTCATGCCCAAAATAATATTGAATACACGCTAGACGGTGTTATTGATTTTATGAATAAGCGTAAAGATTATAATGCACAATACAAAGTGTTTAAAGAATACTTTGTGGTGTGTTGGGCAGGACAAAAAAAGGTTGTAAAAGATAAAATTTTCTTTTCAAGAGTTGATATAGAGCTTATAAACGAGCAGGTTCGTTTGTTTTTTTCTGCACTAGATGAGGTTTCTATTTTTATTGACGATGATAATTTTAAAATTATCGAATATGTTAATCTTGGACTTCAAGGCTCAAACAAATACTATCCGCTGGAAGAAACCATTATTAAGTTTGAAAATAATGCGAATTATAATATAGACACGAAGCTACTATTTGAACCACCACAATATGATAAAAAAGTTCTATATCATATTTATAATGCAAACAATACCATTTTAGAAAAATTAAAAAAAGGATTAGCTCTTACCAAAAGAGAAGAAGTAGACTTGAAAAACTTACCCGCTACTTACTTAATTTGCTATCTCAATTTATTTCATGACGCGGTTAATAAATTGAATGAAATAAAACCCTTTTTAAAAAATTATAGTGAAGAGTATTACAACCTTTACAAAGAATCAGTACGAATTTTAAGAAAAGTGAAATACAGCTAAAACTTAACTTTAATTTAACTAACAGACTACACTTAATAAACTGAAATATTACATCTTTGTAATGCTATTAATCTTTTTAAGATATAAACCTTGTCCTCCCGAAAAATTCGGCATTGCGACAAGGTTTTTTTATTATGCATAAAATATAAAAAAGCCATTTCTCAATACGAAACGGCTTTTTTATATTTATTTATTTAAATGGTTATTTCCCACCATCTAATTCATCTTGTAATTTTAATAATTCAGCCCATTTACCTTCATAAGCTAATTTAGCTTGTTTTGGCCATGTGCCTGGGTTATGTATTCTATAACGACTTCCACCACTATCTAATACAGTTTGACATTTATCTATACTACATTCAGATAATGCTTTCCAAGTTTTTACATCATGATCATGAAATAACCCTTGGATTTTTGGGCCAATGCCTTCAACAACTGTTAAATCATTCTCTTTTATTTTTTTACCATAAGCTGCTTTAGCTGCTGCAGCATCAAAAGCAATTAAGGGTGCACTTGCAGCAAAAGACGATGCTATTCCCGACGAACTTGCCGAACCAGTTGAACCAGTTGAACCAGAAGATACCGGCGAAACTTTCTTGCTAGCCTTACAAGCCGTTAATTCTGCTTCTAATTTTGCAATTCTATCGTTACAATCATCATGATTTCCGCCTCCTAAAAGCTTTCCTAATAAGTATCCTAAAAGTGCACAAATAGCACCTACAAGTAATGGGATTAATATACACCAATTCATAATTTTATATGTTTTTTAAGTTTGTTAATTAGTTAATTGTTATTACAGTTCGTCTGTTCTCCTTACGACCTTCTTCAGTATTATTATCTGCTATAGGTTCGTATGGCCCTTTTGATGACGTTTCAATATTACTTTCTAAAATACCATTACTTACTAAATAAGTTTTAGCAAAATCTGCTCTGTTTTGTCCTAAAACAACATTATTTTCAGCATTACCAGTATTATCGGTATGCCCAACAATTTGCACTTTTACTCCCAAATGATCCACACAGTTGGAGATATTAGCTATTTTTTGACGCTGTTCTGTTGTTAAATTTATTTGTGCCTGACCTGTATTAAAATGAAGTACTAAAGGATTTTTTCTAATGTCTTCACATGCTGCCTCTAAAGCTTCGTCTTTTTCACCTTCTTTTAAGGTTAAAACACCAAATTTTAATGGTCCATAAAGTGTGCTTTCATCATCAGGGTTAATATCATCATTTAACTCGCCATTAGTGTTAATTTGTTTTGAAGAAATACCTTGAGAAACTAAATAATTTTTTACTGAATTAGCTCTTGCCAAACCTAGATTTGGATAAGCAGAATTGTTAGTTTCATCGCTTCTATAATAACCTGTAATATTTACAGCCTTTAAAGAACTGTTTGTTAAATAGTCTTTTAACTTTAAAGTCCCTTCAGTTATTTTTTCTGAAATTGGTTCTAAAATCGAGAAGTTTGAGGTTTTAAAATTGAAGTTGTCGTTCGTTTCAATATTAAAATCACCATTTGCATCAGAAATCATAAATGCATTTTTTGTGACTTGCTTTACTTCAGGAGCTTCAACTACATTATTATTATTTTCTACCGGAGCAGATGCTTCTTGACCTGGAAAACAGTGACAACTGTCACACAGGTAACAATATAATAATGTTCCAATAATAATGGTAATTAAAATTCCTAGAAGATAGGATGTTTTTTTACTCATATGGTTAGTGTTTAAGTTATATCTTACAAGATATTAAAAAAATTAACGCCTTGTATAAATAATTAGAAACACTGTTGTTAAAAAAGTCACATATATGCTTTTCAACGAAACTATCTTTGTTTTTAAAACAAAAAAAAGCCACATCTATTGATATGGCTCTTTTTTTAAGAAATAAATATTATCTACAAATCGAATTTTATTCCTTGTGCTAAGGGCAATTCTGTTGTATAATTAATGGTATTGGTTTGACGTCTCATATATACTTTCCAAGCATCGCTTCCAGACTCACGACCGCCACCTGTTTCTTTTTCGCCACCAAAAGCACCACCAATTTCGGCACCAGAAGTTCCAATATTTACGTTGGCAATTCCACAATCAGACCCTTGAACAGATAAGAACCTTTCTGCTTCACGTAAGTTATTTGTCATAATTGCAGATGATAATCCTTGAGCCACTTCATTTTGAATATCGATAGCATTTTCAACACCGCCAGAGTATTTTAATAAATACAATACCGGAGCAAATGTTTCATGCTGAACAATTTCATAGTGAGGTTGAGCTTCAGCAATTGCTGGTTTTACATAACAACCACTTTCATAACCTTCACCAGAAAGTACACCGCCTTCAACAACAATATTTCCACCTTCTTCAACAACTTTTTCTAAAGCATGTTGATACATTTTAACTGCATCTTTATCTATTAATGGCCCAACGTGATTATTTTCATCTAACGGATTTCCAATACGCAATTGTTTGTAAGCATCAACTACTGCATTTTTTACTTTATCATAAATAGATTCATGAATAATTAATCGACGTGTAGACGTACAACGTTGTCCGCAAGTTCCTACCGCGCCAAAAACAGCTCCAATAACAGTCATTTTTATGTCTGCATCTGGTGTTACTATAATCGCATTATTTCCTCCTAATTCTAATAAACTTTTCCCTAAACGTTCTGCAACTTCTTGTGCAACAATTTTACCCATTCTTGTACTTCCTGTTGCAGAGATTAAAGGCACACGTTTATCTTTAGTCATAAATTCACCAACTCTGTAGTCGCCATTAATTAAACACGAGATACCTTCTGGTAAATTATTCTCTGCAAAAACTTCGGCCGCTATATTTTGACAAGCGATTCCGCACATTGGTGCTTTTTCACTAGGTTTCCAAACGCAAACATCACCACAAACCCAAGCCAAAGCTGTATTCCACGCCCAAACAGCTACTGGAAAATTAAATGCAGAAATAATTCCAACTACACCTAAAGGATGATATTGTTCATACATTCTGTGTCCTGGACGTTCACTATGCATAGTTAATCCATGAAGTTGGCGAGACAAACCTACTGCAAAATCGCAGATATCAATCATTTCTTGTACTTCTCCTAAACCTTCTTGATAAGATTTTCCCATTTCATAAGAAACCAACTTTCCTAAAGCTTCTTTTTTCTCTCTTAGTTTTTCACCAAACTGACGTACAATTTCACCACGTTGTGGCGCAGGCATTGTTCTCCATGTTTTAAAAGCCGATGTTGCAGCTTCCATTACTTTTTCATAATCTTCTTTAGTCGTCGTTTTTACTTTCCCTATTAATTGTCCGTCTACAGGAGAATAAGATTCTATAATATCTCCATTGGAAAAATTATTTGAGCCTGTAGAAGTGCCTTCATTTATAGCTTTAACACCTAAAGTTTTAAGAGCTTTATCAATTCCAAAATCTATTGCTGCTGCTTCCATTATTATTGATTTATTAATTATGTTGAAATTATTTGCGAATATACTAATAAAAAGTCGTTTTTATTAAAGTTTGATAATGATAAAACCGTTAACTTTAATGCTGTAATTAATTTAAAATCTTATGAAAAACCTAGCTTTAATTTTTGCCGTTTTGTTTGTTATTACTTCATGTAAAAATGAATCTAAAATAAACCTTGAAGACACTCAGGTTGAGTCAAAAAAAGCAGAATTTTCTATAGTTATTCATGGTGGTGCAGGTTATATAAATAGAGAAAGCATGTCACCTGAAAAAGAAGCTGAATACACTCAAAAACTTGAAGAAGCTATTAAAGTAGGTTACAATATTTTAAAAAACGGAGGAACGAGTCTAGATGCTGTTGAAAAAACAATAAATGTATTAGAAGATTCTCCTTTATTTAACTCAGGAAGAGGTGCCGTTTTTACTCATGAAGGAAGAAACGAACATGACGCATCAATCATGGATGGAAAAACACTAAATGCAGGTGCCTCATCTGGAACACAAACTGTAAAAAACCCTATAAACTTAGCACGTGTTGTTATGGATAATTCGCCACATGTTATGCTTTCTGGAAGAGGCGCAGAAACTTTTGCTGAAGAACAGGGTTTGGAAATTGTTAATCCAAGTTATTTTTCAACAGAAAGCAAACTAAAATCTTTAGAACGTGTTAAGAATTCAGAAAAAGATAAAGTCTCCGTTTTTTATGATCCAGAAATAAAGAACTCAAAATTTGGTACCGTTGGTTGTGCTGCTTTAGATAAACACGGTAATCTAGCTGCCGGAACCTCAACAGGCGGCATGACTAATAAACGTTGGGG containing:
- a CDS encoding aldehyde dehydrogenase family protein — translated: MEAAAIDFGIDKALKTLGVKAINEGTSTGSNNFSNGDIIESYSPVDGQLIGKVKTTTKEDYEKVMEAATSAFKTWRTMPAPQRGEIVRQFGEKLREKKEALGKLVSYEMGKSYQEGLGEVQEMIDICDFAVGLSRQLHGLTMHSERPGHRMYEQYHPLGVVGIISAFNFPVAVWAWNTALAWVCGDVCVWKPSEKAPMCGIACQNIAAEVFAENNLPEGISCLINGDYRVGEFMTKDKRVPLISATGSTRMGKIVAQEVAERLGKSLLELGGNNAIIVTPDADIKMTVIGAVFGAVGTCGQRCTSTRRLIIHESIYDKVKNAVVDAYKQLRIGNPLDENNHVGPLIDKDAVKMYQHALEKVVEEGGNIVVEGGVLSGEGYESGCYVKPAIAEAQPHYEIVQHETFAPVLYLLKYSGGVENAIDIQNEVAQGLSSAIMTNNLREAERFLSVQGSDCGIANVNIGTSGAEIGGAFGGEKETGGGRESGSDAWKVYMRRQTNTINYTTELPLAQGIKFDL
- a CDS encoding isoaspartyl peptidase/L-asparaginase family protein yields the protein MKNLALIFAVLFVITSCKNESKINLEDTQVESKKAEFSIVIHGGAGYINRESMSPEKEAEYTQKLEEAIKVGYNILKNGGTSLDAVEKTINVLEDSPLFNSGRGAVFTHEGRNEHDASIMDGKTLNAGASSGTQTVKNPINLARVVMDNSPHVMLSGRGAETFAEEQGLEIVNPSYFSTESKLKSLERVKNSEKDKVSVFYDPEIKNSKFGTVGCAALDKHGNLAAGTSTGGMTNKRWGRIGDSPIIGAGTYANNNTCAVSSTGWGEYFIRGLVAYDISALMDYKGLSLNEAAKEVIQNKLPKIGDGKGNGGIIAIDKNGNMVMEFNTPGMFRATMNDAGELYIGMYND
- a CDS encoding MoxR family ATPase; protein product: MEETGTIDIKTINEKIEKESAFVDLLMLEMNKVIVGQKHMVERLLIGLLGQGHILLEGVPGLAKTLAINTLAQAVDGSFSRIQFTPDLLPADVTGTLIYNMKVNDFSIKKGPIFANFVLADEINRAPAKVQSALLEAMQEKQVTIGDETFTLDKPFLVMATQNPVEQEGTYPLPEAQVDRFMLKTVIDYPKIAEEQLIMRANMKGSWEKVNPVVSIEQILNAQKAVRDVYMDEKIEKYILDIIFATRYPEKYKLADLKPLISFGASPRGSINLGTAAKCYAFIKRRGYVIPEDVRAVVYDVLRHRIGITYEAEAENVTTVDIINKIVNEIEVP
- a CDS encoding ATP-binding protein, which gives rise to MINKRLLIKHLLAHNDENSFYDKKRKIDISHKEGKAKFLKHICALSNSNPKNNSYIVIGVEDEDNNIIGVDFFDDSKIQNLINAYLTNPPIVQYENIPFPHLPDDKVVGLVTIRAIDGLTSLRKNIWKYYGGSVFFRDGSMSMPKVFDIEIKDVNSKIVEAIESHAQNNIEYTLDGVIDFMNKRKDYNAQYKVFKEYFVVCWAGQKKVVKDKIFFSRVDIELINEQVRLFFSALDEVSIFIDDDNFKIIEYVNLGLQGSNKYYPLEETIIKFENNANYNIDTKLLFEPPQYDKKVLYHIYNANNTILEKLKKGLALTKREEVDLKNLPATYLICYLNLFHDAVNKLNEIKPFLKNYSEEYYNLYKESVRILRKVKYS
- a CDS encoding OmpA family protein, encoding MSKKTSYLLGILITIIIGTLLYCYLCDSCHCFPGQEASAPVENNNNVVEAPEVKQVTKNAFMISDANGDFNIETNDNFNFKTSNFSILEPISEKITEGTLKLKDYLTNSSLKAVNITGYYRSDETNNSAYPNLGLARANSVKNYLVSQGISSKQINTNGELNDDINPDDESTLYGPLKFGVLTLKEGEKDEALEAACEDIRKNPLVLHFNTGQAQINLTTEQRQKIANISNCVDHLGVKVQIVGHTDNTGNAENNVVLGQNRADFAKTYLVSNGILESNIETSSKGPYEPIADNNTEEGRKENRRTVITIN
- a CDS encoding SDR family NAD(P)-dependent oxidoreductase, producing the protein MTKTALITGATSGIGEATAYEFAKQGINLILCGRRLERLNTIHKALERLTNVHILNFDIRNKKETFEAIESIPSKFKNIDILINNAGNAHGLDPINEGDTDDWDAMMDINVKGLLYVSKAIIPQMTEQKSGHIINIGSSAGKEVYPKGNVYCASKHAVLAITEGMRIDLNPYGIKVGSINPGMVETEFSQVRFKGDAIADNVYKGFKALQAKDIAEIIYFAVSRPPHVNIADLLVFPTAQANSVTVKKEF